Proteins encoded together in one Phalacrocorax aristotelis chromosome 7, bGulAri2.1, whole genome shotgun sequence window:
- the MRPL47 gene encoding large ribosomal subunit protein uL29m has translation MAAIAGTAAGAGSPGTKPGDRHLSEGQARPAPSGAAGGPVMAAGGGALMAAVAALGRRLTAALRVSGARPGRGAAAGLPGSALIPFHKHVARAEPLCQLRCLHTTLPRNGLEEFFDDPRNWGEKTVKSGDAWNIKQLRGKSSEDLHKLWYVLLKEKNMLLTLQQESKRQIRPMPSPERLEKVEKSMKNIDLVVREREIALRLLQTGHEKPAPGEWRHDFLGRTYWYTYKEWPIPWYLNKKHNKRKFYYLPHVNHFIRLRLEKSLRGRARRRNLEKTRQKVLERKFPHLAVKSQSQ, from the exons ATGGCCGCCATCGCCGGAACTGCCGCGGGGGCGGGGTCGCCAGGGACGAAGCCGGGCGACCGCCATCTTAGCGAAGGGCAGGCGCGGCCCGCCCCTTCCGGCGCTGCGGGCGGGCCCGTGatggcggccggcggcggggccctgatggcggcggtggcggcgctGGGCCGGCGCCTCACGGCCGCGCTGCGGGTCTCGGGagcgcggccgggccggggggctgcCGCCGGCCTCCCCGG GTCGGCGCTGATCCCGTTCCACAAGCACGTAGCGAGAGCCGAGCCCCTCTGTCAGCTGCGGTGTCTGCACACCACGCTGCCTCGGAACGGCCTGGAGGAGTTCTTTGATGATCCGAgaaactggggagaaaaaacagtgaagtcTG gggATGCATGGAATATAAAGCAGCTAAGGGGCAAGAGTAGTGAAGACTTGCACAAGCTTTG GTATGTcctactgaaggaaaaaaacatgcttttaactTTACAGCAAGAATCAAAACGACAAATCAGGCCTATGCCAAGTCCAGAACGATTAGAAAAG GTAGAAAAATCtatgaaaaatatagacttGGTTGTCAGAGAACGAGAAATAGCTTTGAGGCTTTTACAAACTGGCCACGAAAAACCAGCGCCGGGCGAGTGGAGACATGACTTCCTAGGACGCACCTACTG GTACACTTACAAGGAATGGCCAATACCATGGTACTTGAACAAGAAACACAACAAGAGGAAATTCTATTACTTACCTCATGTGAATCACTTCATCAG GCTCAGACTTGAAAAATCTCTACGTGGAAGGGCAAGAAGGCGAaacctggagaagacaaggcagAAGGTCTTGGAAAGGAAGTTCCCTCATCTCGCTGTAAAATCTCAGAGCCAGTAG